The genome window GTAAAAAGAATTTTTTGAAATAGAAAAAATCATTTATATCCTTCAATTTAAAAGATAAAACTTTCTTAATGAAAAACCTGTGGGTGATATTCCCGGAATAACTAAGGCTATTTTTACACCACTTTTTCTAGCTTCAAGCAATAATTTAGAATAATTAGAATCTATTTCATGCGCAACTCGAAAACCGTTTTTCAAAATTTCAGGTTCTATTTCAGAACCTCGCATTAAGACAAAAAATAACCAAGAATCATCTCCATTTTTTTTTGCGAGCATTAACTCTTGTAAATGTTTTTGTCCTCTTTCTGTTACGGCATCAGGAAAAGCCCAGGTATTTTCTGATAACTTTAAGCTAACACTTTTAACTTCTACCCAGCATTTTCTTACTTGTTCTTTTGCTGATAAACAAAAATCAAATCTTGTTTTGGAATTAAATTTTACTTCTTTTTTAAATTCATTCCAATCCAAAAATAATTCATATGGAAATTCAGCGTTTAGTATTTCTTTATTTTTTTCTTTGCCAATAGTATTTGTAAATA of Pigmentibacter sp. JX0631 contains these proteins:
- the sfsA gene encoding DNA/RNA nuclease SfsA, which codes for MELLSYQSKLEEVKFLSRYKRFFVDVKDSEGNLKTVHCANSGSMKSCLIENSTAYILDSKNPERKLQYSLELLSLDDGYACLNTSRANHFINELFTNTIGKEKNKEILNAEFPYELFLDWNEFKKEVKFNSKTRFDFCLSAKEQVRKCWVEVKSVSLKLSENTWAFPDAVTERGQKHLQELMLAKKNGDDSWLFFVLMRGSEIEPEILKNGFRVAHEIDSNYSKLLLEARKSGVKIALVIPGISPTGFSLRKFYLLN